The segment GGGGAAGGCGGCCCAGGGCTGGTTTTCCGATTCGGCGAGGCCGCGTTCCAGGACACCCAGCACATGCTCGCTGGACAGATCAAGACCGCGGGAATTGCGCCTTGTGCCGCCATAAAGGTCGAGCGGCAGGGCGATCTTGCGATGGGGTGCGCCGGCATGGCGGGACGCCTCGGCGACCGGATCGGCGACCAGTTCGTCGATCGACACCGATTCGTCGACGATGCGGTTGACGAAAGAGGAGTTCGCACCGTTTTCCAGCAGACGGCGCACGAGATACGCCAGCAGCGTCTCATGGGAGCCGACCGGCGCGTAGATGCGGCAGGCGCGTCCCAGATTGGCTTCGCCGACGACCTGGTCGTAGAGGGTTTCGCCCATGCCGTGCAGGCACTGGAATTCGTAATCCTTGCCGGCGCCAAGACTGAAAATCGCCGACAGCGTATAGGCATTGTGCGAGGCGAACTGCGGATAGACCGCATCTTGCGCCGCCAGCAGTTTTTTCGCGCAGGCCAGATACGACACGTCGGTGTAGACCTTGCGGGTGTACACCGGATAGCCCGGCAAGCCATCCACCTGGGCGCGCTTGATTTCGGCGTCCCAGTACGCGCCCTTGACCAGCCGTACCATGAAGCGGTGCTGACTGCGGCGCGCCAGATCGACCAGATAATCGATCACGTACGGACAGCGCTTCTGGTAAGCCTGCACGACGATGCCGATACCCTTGAAGCCGGCCAGATCCGGGTCGTTGGCCAGCGCCTCGATCAGGTCCAGGGAGATTTCCAGGCGATCGCACTCCTCGGCGTCGATGTTCAGACCGATATCGTACTGGCGGGCCAGCATGAACAGGGATTTCAGGCGCGGCAGCAATTCGCCCATCACGCGTTCGTGCTTGGCGCGGGAATATCGCGGATGAATGGCGGAGAGTTTCACCGAAATGCCGGGACCCTCGTAGACGCCGCGGCCGGCCGAAGCCTTGCCGATGGCGTGGATGGCCATCACGTAGTCATTCATGTAACGCTCGGCGTCCGCTTCGGTCATCGCCGCTTCGCCAAGCATGTCATAGCTGAAACGATAACCGCGCGCCTCGCGCTCGCGTCCGTTGTCCAGCGCCTCCTCGATGGTCTCTCCGGTGACGAACTGCTTGCCGAGCATGCGCATCGCCATGTCCACGCCCTTGCGGATCAGCGGCTCGCCGCCCTTGGCGATCAGCCGGGTGACCGCGGAAGACAGGCCTTCGGCGCTATGGGAGGAAACCAGCTTGCCGGTCACCAGCAGCCCCCACGCGGCGGCGTTGACGAACAGCGAAGCGCTGTTGCCCAGATGGGATTTCCAGTCGCCACGGCTGATCTTGTCGCGGATCAGCTTGTCGGCGGTCGTTCGATCGGGAATGCGCAGCAGCGCTTCGGCCAGGCACATCAGCGCGATGCCTTCCTGGCTCGACAGGGAAAACTCGTGCATCAAGGCGTCGACGCCGCTCGAGCGGGTCCGCTTGCTGCGCACCTGGGCGACCAGGCGCCGCGCCAGTTCCTGCACCGACGCCAATTGCTCCGCGCTCATCGCCGCCTGGGGCAGCAGGGATTGAACACATTCTCGTTCATCACGGCGATAGGCCGACGTGATACTGTCTCGCAGCGCGGATTGCGCGTGAGCAAAGGCCTCAAATTGCATGGAAAGCTCCCGTTTGTTGTCGTGCCACCGTGGGTGCCGCCGGGGCCTTTTCGGCCTCTTGGAGTCGGACATGAAAAAACACGGTGCGGATAACTGTCTATTGTATACAGATTGGCCGTACTTCTGTAAGACAATATAAAATCCTTACTTTGCCTCATCAGGAACTAACTGGCCGCAACCCGCGTCCCAGCGTAGCTCGCTGTTTTTCATAACAATGAAACAAAAATGACATCATGTTGCAAGCTTGCAACCTTACCGGGAGAAACATCATTCCGGTTGTTCTATCGCATGCAAATGTCACAATAATCACCCGCTTCCGCGCAAAAGGATTTCCGGCATGACCGCACTACTGACGCGACTCTTTCCGCTATGGGCCATCGCGCTGTCGATCGCCGCCTACTTCCGCCCCGCGGTGTTCACACCGCTCTTGCCGCATACCGGACTGATGCTGTCCCTGATCATGTTCACCATGGGACTCTCCCTGACCGTCGACGACTTCCGCCGCGTATTTCTGCGCCCTGCGCCGGTGCTCGCCGGAATCGGCCTGCACTACCTTGTGATGCCTCTGGCCGCCTTTTTGCTGGCCAGGCTGTTCCGGATGCCGCCAGAACTGGCGGCGGGAATGATCCTGGTCGGCAGTGTGGCCAGCGGCACGGCCTCCAACGTCATCATTTACCTGTCCCGCGGGGAAGTCGCACTGTCCGTGACGGTGACGGCGCTGTCGACACTGGTCGGCGTGGTCGCGACTCCGCTGCTGACCCGCCTCTATCTGGATGCCAGCATCCATGTCGATGTCGTCGCCATGCTGTTGAGCATTCTGCAAATCGTGATCATGCCCATCGTCCTGGGACTTGCCGCCAAGCGGCTGGCCGGGACGGCCCTCCACCGCATCGAACCGGTCCTGCCATTATTATCGATGATCGCCATCGTCCTGCTGATCGCCGCCATTGTCGGCGGCAGCCAGAAACACATCGCATCGGTGGGCATGGTAACGGTGCTCGCCATCGTGCTGCACAACGGCATCGGGCTGTTCTTCGGCTACTGGGGCAGCCGTCTGCTCGGCTTCGAGGAATCGGTATGCCGGACACTGGCGATCGAGGTGGGAATGCAGAATTCGGGGCTGGCCGCCCAGCTGGGCAAGATTTATTTCGGGCCCCTCGCCGCCCTGCCCGGGGCGCTGTTTTCCATCTGGCACAACATCACGGGCTCGCTGCTCGCCGCCTATTGGCAAGGCAGACCGGTCCGCCCGTCGCCGGACCGCCCCGCACCGGCCGAACACGGCGCCGCCCGCAAATGGAACTGACAACCTCAAACGCCCCGGCGCGTCCCGCGCGTCAGGCCGGATGGTTCATCGCCGCCTCGCTGGCGCTGCACATTGTCGTGATTCTCGCGCCATGGCGCACCGCCGGACCGACGCTCTTACCGGCAAAGCCCGAGGCGCTGCGCATTATTCTGGCGACACCGGCGCGGGAGGCTGCGCCCGTCGCGCGCCCCTTGACCACGCAGGCGCCTGCCACGGAAAAGCGCCCGAACCGGCCGGCACCCCGGCCTCGCGTAACGGCGGAACACACCGCGCCATCCGCACCGCCAGTGGAGTCCCAGACCGTCGCGCCTCCTCCGGTGCGCATCGACCGGGAGGCCATCCGCGACGCGATCGGCGCAGGCAGGGCCGGCAGGACCAAGGGCGCCGGCAAAGACGATCTGCCGTCCGCGCTGCGCCCTGACGCGCCGGTCAAAAAGGAAAGCCGTCTTTACAAGGGGATAGACAGGAGCGAGCGGATCAATTGCCGGAACGCGTACGCGCAGCTCGACCTCCTGGCCGTGCCGTTCCTGATCAGGGACACGCTCACCGACTCCGGCTGCAAGTGGTGATGCTTGCGATCAGGTGGCCAGCCGGCGGAGCGTCTCGATGAGACGCGTGTCGAAGCCGGGCCCCGAAGGCAAGCGCTCGCTCGCCAGTTCCGCAAGTCCCGGGTGCTCGCCGATCTGCACCGAATGCGCCGCATGCCGGAACATCGGCATGTCATTAAAATCGTTTCCGAAGCACACGAACTGACCGGCGCCTACCCCGTAGTCCGCGAGCGCGGACATCTTGTCGACGCCGTGACACGTCATGTCGAACAGCTGCATGTCGGAGTGTTGGTGCACGGCCACGGACAGCGACTGCACCTCGCGGCGGAAACCCGCCGGATCATCGCAGTGCGCGACGAGGAACTTCACCGGATTCTCGACCTCATGATGCTCGACATGCCGGCCGAGGCAGCCCGGATCGATCAGGGAAAAGAACGGATGCGAGGTATCGCCGCTGACATGATAATCCCAAACCAGATCCACCAGATAGGCTGCCCGGTACCGGGCAGCCAGATCCCGCAGCGAATCGTAAGTCTCCGGGGGCAGGCAATTGAGACGCACCGGCACTCCCCCCTCGCAAGTCATGGCGCCATTGGCACCGATCAGCAGCGCGTCGTGAAAACGTTCATCCAGCACCGGCAGCATGTCGCGATGGGGCCGCGCGGAAGCAAAACCGATGGTGTGGCCATCGAGGCGCAAATCATGAAGGGCATCGGAGATGGACGGACTGACAGGCTTGCCCTGAAAAACCAGGGTGCCATCGAGATCGAAAATGAGATTCATCCCCGCATCTTGCCAGCAGTCCCGCAGCGCGGCAAGGACCGGCGACCGAACCGGATCGCCCGCTCCGGAAGTCCGATGCCCCTTATCTCACAGCCCTCGATATTAAACAGTCAATTAAAATAGTGTAAACCAACTGGATTTCCGAAAGCCGTGGCCTATAGTGGGTTACCACCCCCGACCCCAGCAGGAGGCCATCATGACAAACGGACGCCAAACGGCGATCGAGGAGGCCGTGATCCGCGGCAAGGAAATCCTCCAGACCGTCGAATCCCTCATCAACGAAGCCCAGGGTAAAAGCGAGGACGCCGCGCTGGTCGCCGCCGGCAAAATCCGCGAAATCGCCCAGACCTATCGCCTGGCGCAGGTTTGCTACCGCGACGCGGCCAGAAAGAATCCCGGCAACCTCGAGGCCCGGGCAAGACTCGCCATTGCTTTTCTGAAGGACAGAAACGTCACCAAAGGACTGACCATCGCCATGGAACTTGCCGACCGGCAGCCGGACTTCGCCTTCAAGGACATCAGCGGGCACCCGGTCTCGATCATGACGCTGCTTGGCGATGCCTACCGGGCGGCGGGCGACACGACACAGGCCAGGCGCGCCTACGAAAGCGCGCTCAAGCAACAACCCGGAGACACGCGCGCAGCGGTCTTTCTTGCCCAGGTACTGGCCGAAGACGGCCTGCTCGACGAGGCGGCGGACGTCGCGGCCAACTCGGCGAACGGCCACGATGCCGCACCATTCCAGGCGACGCTGCGGCTATTGGCGAACGACCCGAACCGGATGCCGGCCATAGCGGGAATCCTCGCCAATCGCACAGCACGGCTCGCTTTCGACGTCTGAGCGGACACGGATACGACCACCATGCGCCTGTCCGATTACCTGCGCAGCCACCGTCTGGACATGACCCGGCTCGAGGCATTCGTGCGAGAGCAGTTCGCGCCGCTACCGGACGAACCGGTCTATCTTACCGGCTCCCTGGTCGAAGGTCTGGGCAACCGCCGCTCCGACCTGGACGTCTACCTGCTGACTGATCGCGGGATGCCGTCGACCCTCATCAATGGGTCGATGGCCATCATGGCGCTGGAACGAACCACGGTGGATCTCGAGGTGATCAGTCCTGCGCGCGTCGATGCCCTGCTTGCGCGTCTGGCGTCGCTGCCATCCAACGAGATGCGCGATCAACGCGTTTCGGCCACGGCGTTCGCGCCGGCGGAGCTGAAATTCCTGCACAACCTGCGCATCGGCGCGCCGATCTGCAACGAGGACGCTTTCCGGCGCATCGCCAGCCAGGTGGAGGGCCGGCGCCTGGCGCGCCTTCTGTTCGACCATGCGGTGGCATGGATAAACTCCCTGCATGTCGACATCCTGGGTCTGATCGAAGACCGGGATCATGCCAGCGCGCGGCATCTGCTCCACCATTACCTCGGCCACCTCGCCGCGGCCTTTCTCGCGGCGAACGGCAATACCAATCCCGCCGAGAAGTGGCGGGTGCGCAAACTGGCCGGGCTGGCGCTCGGCGGCGGCCGGGCAGCCATGCCGGGCGGGGCGAGTGTCGCCGGCATGGCGCGATCCTTCCAGGCGCTGCACATCGCTTGCGAGGCCGACGCCGCCTCGGT is part of the Paludibacterium paludis genome and harbors:
- a CDS encoding PqqD family protein; translation: MRLSDYLRSHRLDMTRLEAFVREQFAPLPDEPVYLTGSLVEGLGNRRSDLDVYLLTDRGMPSTLINGSMAIMALERTTVDLEVISPARVDALLARLASLPSNEMRDQRVSATAFAPAELKFLHNLRIGAPICNEDAFRRIASQVEGRRLARLLFDHAVAWINSLHVDILGLIEDRDHASARHLLHHYLGHLAAAFLAANGNTNPAEKWRVRKLAGLALGGGRAAMPGGASVAGMARSFQALHIACEADAASVRREFGRIARMGHAIIPWGQRRFLENAALEPQPEPPEDFPPAAHHHSGHDATEAPLEPLELDCHLRYAGNGDYVLTAIDDGTTLTLNESGYELLLRFDGRTSRREAVRSLAGLTRASPREMAGTLDDFQLLLETRGLIQPLASEVFP
- a CDS encoding HAD family hydrolase — translated: MNLIFDLDGTLVFQGKPVSPSISDALHDLRLDGHTIGFASARPHRDMLPVLDERFHDALLIGANGAMTCEGGVPVRLNCLPPETYDSLRDLAARYRAAYLVDLVWDYHVSGDTSHPFFSLIDPGCLGRHVEHHEVENPVKFLVAHCDDPAGFRREVQSLSVAVHQHSDMQLFDMTCHGVDKMSALADYGVGAGQFVCFGNDFNDMPMFRHAAHSVQIGEHPGLAELASERLPSGPGFDTRLIETLRRLAT
- a CDS encoding tetratricopeptide repeat protein — its product is MTNGRQTAIEEAVIRGKEILQTVESLINEAQGKSEDAALVAAGKIREIAQTYRLAQVCYRDAARKNPGNLEARARLAIAFLKDRNVTKGLTIAMELADRQPDFAFKDISGHPVSIMTLLGDAYRAAGDTTQARRAYESALKQQPGDTRAAVFLAQVLAEDGLLDEAADVAANSANGHDAAPFQATLRLLANDPNRMPAIAGILANRTARLAFDV
- the panS gene encoding ketopantoate/pantoate/pantothenate transporter PanS produces the protein MTALLTRLFPLWAIALSIAAYFRPAVFTPLLPHTGLMLSLIMFTMGLSLTVDDFRRVFLRPAPVLAGIGLHYLVMPLAAFLLARLFRMPPELAAGMILVGSVASGTASNVIIYLSRGEVALSVTVTALSTLVGVVATPLLTRLYLDASIHVDVVAMLLSILQIVIMPIVLGLAAKRLAGTALHRIEPVLPLLSMIAIVLLIAAIVGGSQKHIASVGMVTVLAIVLHNGIGLFFGYWGSRLLGFEESVCRTLAIEVGMQNSGLAAQLGKIYFGPLAALPGALFSIWHNITGSLLAAYWQGRPVRPSPDRPAPAEHGAARKWN